The Stieleria maiorica genome includes the window TCGCGAACCCATCGCGGGGCGTCGTTTTCGGCTTTGATGTTTTCACCGCGTGGCAAGAAGCTCAGGTCCGCGTCGGCGTAGCGTCCTTCGTGACGTTTGGCCGGCGTGAAATTGGCATGCACGGCCTTGTGTGACAGGTACAAGAAAAACGGTTGATCGCCGTCGCGGTTGTTCAGCCAGTCGACGGCATAGTCGGTCAGCTCGTCGGTGATGTAGCCTTTTTGCTTGACGCGTTCCCCGTTGACGTTCAGCGTGTAGTTGGGGCCCGGCGGAAGGTAGTTGCCTTGGCCGCGAAAGCTGATCCAGTGGTCAAAGCCCGGCCGCGGATCGTCATGGTGCCCACCCATGTGCCACTTGCCGATAAATGCCGTTTCGTATCCGGCACGCTGTAGATACTGTGGAAAGAACTTGGTTCCTTCGGGCACCAACCGATTGTTGTCGATCACGCGATGCTTGTGCGTGTACAGGCCGGTCAGGATCGATGCGCGACTTGGCGAGCACAAGCTGGTGGTGACGAACGCGTTCTTCAGGTGCGCGCCGTTGGCCGCCAACGAATCCAAATGGGGCGTTTCCAGGAACGGGTGCCCGGCAAATCCCATCGCGTCAAAACGGTGATCGTCGGTCAAAATAAAGACGACGTTGCGGGGTTTAACGCCTTCGCGCGGCGGAGTCGGCGGCAGGTCAGCCGAGCGCGCGTCGGTGTGGACCAGAAAAAGAAGTGCGACGGCGACGGCAAGGGGTCTTGCGAGAGAGCACGACTGGAAGATCATCGTGAGGGTAGGCTCCGAGCTTTCGGTGGGGAATCAGACAAACGGCAGACGCCGTAGTCTAAACCGAAATCGGAGCGTTTGCGAACAGTCGCTCGGTAGCGGAACTCGCCAAGAGATTCGCCCGCGCGCTCCGTAGCGGAACTCGCGGAGAGTTTCGCCCGGCGGGACTCCGCCGGGTGGGCGCGAAAGCCTTGGCGGCTTCCGCTACGTGTGGCTAAACGTTAACGCCCCGGCCGCGTCGCGATCCGTTGGCCTTTGGGACGCAGCACATACACCTTCGGGTCGTCGACCACAAACGTGGTGCTCCAGCGGTGTCCGTCATCGGCACTGCAGACGTTGTAGAAGAACGTGCGGAACCGCTCGGCTCGGTAGCCATACGGGAACTGGCTGGTGATGTAATCGTCCTCGGTCAAATCGTCCACGCCGGGTGACGCGTAGTAGTGCACCATGCCGTCGGGCGTGACACTCATGCCCATCGTCCACCAGCCGGTCGTGGTGATCTGGGGCCCACGGAAGTCACCCCCGCGTTGGTTGCCGCGGATTCGCAAGTAGGCGTAGTCGTGATCCTTTCGCGTCGTCGATTTGCTTTCGAATTCGACGAACATCCCCGGCCAGTAGACTTCGTTGCCCATCTCCTGGGTCGTGCGTTTAAAAATCCCCACGCCGACTTCCTTGTCGACCATCGCGGTCGTTTCCAGTGCCAGTCGGAATCCGAAGTGCGGGCCGCTGCGGTTTTCCCAGCTCTCCACCGGCGGCAAGTAAACGCGGGTGGTCACGCTGGGGACTTCCGAGATGTCTACGCGTCGTTTCAGTCGATATTGAACGTTAGCGACGAAGTCATCCTGGTGCATGGTCCCACTGGGACGTCCCGGCAACCCCGTGAATTTGCTCCGCATCAGCAGGGCGCCTGTGCTGCCGGGAATGCCGCCGGGCGGCGTGTCGACCCGCTGGACGACATCGGGATGGCCGCGTTTGATGCCTTCGTACCAACGACCGTTGCTGCTGCGGCCCATCGGACCGCGCTGGTTCTCGTCAATGTCCTCGGTACTTTTAGGGTTCCGTGGGATATAGCTCCAGTTGGGGTCCTCGAAATCGTCCGACACGCCGACGATTTCGCTGCCCGTTCCGGGGACGACGGGACGCTGGGCGTTGACTTCGTTTCCTGAGGTCGCCAAGGAGGCAATCAGGGTGGCGGCCAGTCCTCGGCCGCACCATTTCGAAGCCGCGGCAAAGGTTTCCATGAGCGAGTTTGTCATCGCTTTTTCCGTTGGTTTGGATCAAATCGACAGCGTGAAACAACGGAGATCGGCCATCGCTGGGCAGATGGCAATGGTGGTGCACCCGCGCATGCGGTGTCGCAACGGCCCTCCCTTGTCAAGATTGATCGGCAACGGATTGCAAGATCTGTAACGGTTTTCCCGATTTCAGCGGTGACGCAGCTTCCAAACCCCGCGACGGCGCGGAAGGTTGCTTGGCGAATTGGGGTGGGCTAGGCTCTGTCTCATGGCGGAGATTCGGTGCCCCGCTTCGGTGCGAAATAAGGGAGGGTTTGGCGTGAGTGTTGGTGTTCAGGCTTTAGGGCAATACCACCTACTCTATGAGCCGACGACGCTAGCCGCGGGCCTTGGATTGCCTTGCGAGACTTGTAAGGCCCGAGGCTAGCGCCTACGGCTCAGTTTGTGATCGAATGTAAGGCCCGAGGCTAGCGCCTACGGCTCAGTTTGCGATCGAAAGTAGGTGGTATTGGGCTTTAGCCGCCACTTTCGCTGCGTCGCAGCGACCGGGAGTCGCCTAAAGGCGAGACACCAACGATTGCGGGATCCTCCACACCACGTTGCTTGAGAACTCTATGCGTTTTGTCTTCATCTTGCTGTTGGCATGTTGCTCCACGTCCGTCGGTCTCGCGAAAACCATCACGGAAGCGGAACGCGAATTCTTTGAATCGAAGATCCGTCCGGTGTTGATTGAGCATTGTTACCAGTGCCATAACTCGACCGATTCGGCCGAAGGAGGATTGGTGGTCGATCATCGCGAGGCGCTGCTGCGTGGAGGCGACGGTGGCGCCGTGATCGTCGATGGCGATCCGGCGGCAAGCCGGCTGATCAAGGTATTGCGGCACGAGATCGATGGGTTGGAGATGCCCGAAGGCGGGCCCAAATTGGACGAGCAGGTCGTTCGTGATTTTGAGCGTTGGATCCGCATCGGCATGCCCGATCCACGCGACGAACCGCCATCCGGGGACGAACTTCGGGAATCGAACTCGTGGGCGCAAACGTTGCAGCGGCGACGCCAGTGGTGGAGTCTTCAGCCGATCATGCCGGTCGAGCCTCCCGACCGCGATGACTCCGCAAACCCCGTCGATCGCTTCATCAACGCCGCCGTCGAATCCAATGGACTGGAAGCCTCACCCGCGGCCGACACCGCAACGTTGGTGCGACGATTGTCGTTCGCGATTGTCGGATTGCCCCCGTCGCCCGACGACGCCAAATCCTGGACGCGCCGGATCGAGACCGCAACTGACCGAGACACGGTGGTTGGCGAATTGATCGACGAGTTGCTCGCCAGCCACCGGTTCGGCCAACGCTGGGCGAGGCATTGGATGGATTGGATTCGCTACGCCGAATCGCATGGCAGTGAAGGCGACCCGGGGATCGAAAATGCGTGGCACTATCGCGACTACTTGATCCGCGCGCTCAACCAAGACGTTCCCTATGATCAACTGATCAAGGAGCACATCGCCGGCGACTTGTTGCCCGCGCCGAGAATCAACACCGAACTGGGGATCAACGAATCGGCGATCGGCACGGCACACTGGCGAATGGTGTTTCATGGCTTCGCACCGACCGACGCGTTGGATGAAAAGGTGCGGTTCATCGATGACGAAATCAATGTCTTTAGCAAGGCCTTCCTGGGGCTGACGGTCTCCTGCGCCCGCTGTCACGACCACAAGTTCGATGCCATCAGCCAGGCCGACTACTACGCACTGTTCGGTGTCCTGGCGTCCTGTCGGCCGGGACGTAACGTGGTCGATGTGCAGCCCAAGCAAGAACTTCACCGTGCGACACTTGCCGAATTGAAACTGCAGATCCGGGATGCGATCGCAAGTCAATGGTTGGACGATTGTCAGGAGGCGGCTGAGCGGTTCATCAAATCCGAGACCAATGCCGGCAAGCCGTCCGGAATGGTCGAAGTGCTCGGCCAGCTTCGCAAATCGATCGCCGATGGAAGGTCCTTTCCGGACGCCTGGAAACAACTCGTCGAGGAACAGTTGCATCGACGCGCGGCGGTGGAAGCATTCTTCGGCGATTCGGATTCGCTGCAGTGGGATTTGGCGGACGCGGATGCTGGAGGTCAGTGGCATTCCTACGGGATCGGGCTGGAAGGCCCATCGCTGGCCGGGCAGTTTTCCATCGCCGACGACGATCAGGGGATTTTGACCGGCATCTATCCAGCGGGTGTCTACACCCATGGACTTTCGACAAAGCATCCCGGGCGGCTGACATCACCCGACTTTGATTTGGCGGAAAACCAGGCTGTCGTCGCCGAAGTGATCGGTGAAAACGATGCCAGTTTGCGGTACGTCGTCCAGGACTATCCTCGCAGCGGAACCGTCTACCCTGTGATGCGTCTCAATGGCGATTGGAGATTCCAGCGATACGATCTTTCGTACTGGAGCGGTGACTCGATTCATCTGGAACTGGCAACCGCGATGGACGCGCCGCTGTTGACGTCGGACAGACCCCGATCTTGGTTCGGCGTGCGAAGGATCGTCGTGGCGGACAAGGATCACCAGGTTCCCGAGTCCGCTGCCGAAGGGTTCTTGGCGGTCGCCGCGAATGCACAAGCCGACTTGCCCGAGAACTGGTCCGACGTGCAGACGCAGTTGCAATCGACGATCGAAGCGGCGGTCGCGGCGTGGCGGTCGGATTCGATGACCGATGAACAAGCCGTCTTGCTAGACGATTGCTTGAAGATTGGCGCGCTGCCGAACTCATTGCCGCAGCTTCCGGAACTCAGTGCGTTGGTCAGCCGTTACCGAAGCTTGGAAAACGAGATC containing:
- a CDS encoding DUF1553 domain-containing protein, encoding MRFVFILLLACCSTSVGLAKTITEAEREFFESKIRPVLIEHCYQCHNSTDSAEGGLVVDHREALLRGGDGGAVIVDGDPAASRLIKVLRHEIDGLEMPEGGPKLDEQVVRDFERWIRIGMPDPRDEPPSGDELRESNSWAQTLQRRRQWWSLQPIMPVEPPDRDDSANPVDRFINAAVESNGLEASPAADTATLVRRLSFAIVGLPPSPDDAKSWTRRIETATDRDTVVGELIDELLASHRFGQRWARHWMDWIRYAESHGSEGDPGIENAWHYRDYLIRALNQDVPYDQLIKEHIAGDLLPAPRINTELGINESAIGTAHWRMVFHGFAPTDALDEKVRFIDDEINVFSKAFLGLTVSCARCHDHKFDAISQADYYALFGVLASCRPGRNVVDVQPKQELHRATLAELKLQIRDAIASQWLDDCQEAAERFIKSETNAGKPSGMVEVLGQLRKSIADGRSFPDAWKQLVEEQLHRRAAVEAFFGDSDSLQWDLADADAGGQWHSYGIGLEGPSLAGQFSIADDDQGILTGIYPAGVYTHGLSTKHPGRLTSPDFDLAENQAVVAEVIGENDASLRYVVQDYPRSGTVYPVMRLNGDWRFQRYDLSYWSGDSIHLELATAMDAPLLTSDRPRSWFGVRRIVVADKDHQVPESAAEGFLAVAANAQADLPENWSDVQTQLQSTIEAAVAAWRSDSMTDEQAVLLDDCLKIGALPNSLPQLPELSALVSRYRSLENEIPVPTRVPGLEESVGTDQPLMVRGSHKHLADPVPRRFLEVIDDSPYDSPISGRAELAEDLLRDDNPLTKRVIVNRIWHHLFGRGLVSTPNNFGRLGNPPSHPELLDYLATRFAREGWSIKNLIRLIVSSQSWQRSSMPLPGVQEADPENVYLARANVRRLEAESIRDSLLSVSGNLDDRLGGPPVPASSPRRSVYVRVIRNNLDPFLRAFDFPEPFSSVGRRDVTNVPAQSLAIMNDAQITGIANDWTRQTLAVLESEGDQRAIEQLFLQAFSRQPTEREIDQARTFIAEMQTEFDRRGREGAELESHIKRLESSINARWDVARERLGEDAELNGASPTTELPVPIGHWDFTEGLEDRMGHANVTLKGGAVQNESGLMVRDGGYAVTAPIDVPISQKTMEVWLKLANLEQRAGGAITLQSPDGVQFDAIVFAERDAGQWLAGSNNFRRTEPFGGSRETSADREVVHVAITYDAQGTITGYRNGQPYGKSYRSDGPLVFAAGRSIVGFGVRHLPAGGNRLLSGTILEARLYDHALSAEQIAASAEHSASFVSEELLLKQLTEVERTEMQRDRASLAELTRRLKSIPQSKFDAEGQAWSELARALLSFKEFIYVR